GGGGCACGAGCCCGCGCGGGTCAGTCGACGTCGAGGACGATCGTCACCGGGCCGTCGTTGGTGAGCTCGACCTGCATGTCCGCCCCGAAGCGCCCGGTCTCCACGCGTACCCCGCGCTCGCGCAGGGAGCCGACGACGACGTCGACGAGCGGCTCGGCGACGTCGCCGGGCGCCGCCGCGCTCCACGACGGGCGCCGGCCCTTGCGGACGTCGGCGTAGAGGGTGAACTGCGAGACGACGAGCACGGGCGCACCGGAGCCGAGCACCGAGGCGTCCCCGCGCAGGAGACGCATCTCGGCGACCTTGCGGGCCAGCCGGTCGGCGTGCTCACGGGTGTCGGTGTGGGTCACGCCCACGAGGGCGACCAGACCGGGCTCCGCGAAGCCCCCCACGTCCTCGCCGTCGACCCGGACCACGGCGGAGGTCACGCGCTGGAGGACGGCCCTCACCAGCCGCCCCGGTTGGGCGGACGGCGCCGGTAGCCGCTCACGGCGGGCTTGACGTCGGCGAGGTAGATCGCCGCCGGCACGATGAAGAAGAACTGGAGGAACCCGCCGAAGATCCCGACGCCGAGGGGCGGCGGGATGGCGATGAAGCCGAGCGCCGCCCCGGCGCCCAGCAGGAGGAGCCAGAAGTTCTTGGTCCGCTTGCCCGCCGAGACGAACGCCGGCGCGGGCTGTCGCGCCGCGTGGACGAGCGCCCACAGCTCGACCCCGAAGGCGACGAGCGCGAGGCCGAGGAACAGGTAGACCTGCACGAATCCGATGAGCACGCCCCGAGCCTAACGACCTGGACCGTCCGGGTCGTCGGCGGAGCGGGCCGGATCGCCGGCGGCACCGTCGCCGGTGTCACCATCGTCCGTGTCACCGTCGCCGGTGTCACCGTCGTCCGTGTCACCGCCCAGCGTCCCGGCCGCGTCCGGGTAGGGCAGCCCGGTCCCCTGGAGGAGGTCGACGGCGAGCGGACGCAGGAGGATGACGACGCCCTGCATCCGCCACCCCTCCTGCTGGAACCGCTCGGGGGCGAGGAGCGGGCCGACGCGGGCGAGCTCGGCGCGGGCGGCGTCCGCCGGTCCACCGCTCGACAGCGCCGCGCCGAGCAGCGCCGCCCCGCGCGACAGCCCGTGCACCGCCTCGGCGATCTCGGCGTCGCGGCCGCCCTCCTCCACCGCGCTGAGGGCCCGCCGGGCGGCCACCCGCGCGTTGCGCATCGCGCGGTCGACGACGACGCTCGCCCGTTCCAGGCGCGCGAGCTCGGGCAGGAACCGCCGGGCGGCGGGCGAGAGCCGGGCCGCCTGCCGGGCGTTGTGGACGGAGGACTCCCACTGGTCGAGGATCCCCTGCGTCCCCCGGCCCTGGACGAGGGCGTCGCGCACGAGCTCGGCGTCGCCGGCGCCGATGCCCTCGGCGAGGGTGCGCAGCATGACGGACAGCTCCGTGAGGCAGGAGCGGGCGAGCATCCGGGTGCGCCGGCGCGCGTCCCGCGGCGTGGCGAGGGCGACCACCAGGGCGCAGGCCCCGCCCACCAGCGCGTCCACCCACCGTCCCGCGGGTCCCCCGGTCACCGCCACGGGCAGCGCGACGATGACGATCCCCTGGACGCCGGCCTGGACGGTGAGGAGCTGCCCCCGGTCGACGAACCGCGCGGTGAGCCCGGCGATGACGACGACGAGGAAGATTTGGACGACGCCCGTGCCGATGAAGTGGGCGATGAGCTCGCCGAGGGCGACGCCGAGGCTCACGCCGATGGCGAGCTCCCCCACGCGCCGCACCTGCCGGTCGGCGCTGAAGCCGAGGCACACCCACGCCGAGACCGGCGCGAAGAACGGGTACTGGTGGCCGAGGACGTAGTAGGCCAGCGCCCACGCCACGGCGGCGGCGAGCGCGGCCGTGACGACGGGGGTGACGGCGCCGCTGACCCGGCGCACGCCCTGGCGGGCCCGGAGCCGGAGGAGGACGAGCCAGCGGCGCAGGTCCGTCCGCTCCCCGAGCGCCGCCCAGCTCATCACCGCGGCAGGTGGCGGCGCAGCTCCTGACCGGGCCGCTCGGCCGGGCGGGCCACCGCCTCGCCACCGGCGGGGACGATGACCTCCTGGGCCGCGGCGGTGCCGTCGACGTCGAGCGGCGCGTCGACCGGGAGCGACCGCTTGACGAGGGCGAGGGCGAGGGGGCCGAGGTCGGCGTGGCGCACGACGCTCGTCACCACCCCCACGGCGCGCCCGGCGTGGTGCACCGCGGCGCCTGGCTCGGGCACGAGGTGGTCGGAGCCGTCGAGGTGGAGCAGGACCAGCCGGCGCGGCGGGCGGCCGAGGTTGACCACCCGGGCGACCGTCTCCTGGCCGCGGTAGCACCCCTTGGCGAGGTGGACACCGGTGCGCAGCCAGTCGAGCTCGTGCGGGATGGACCGTTCGTCCACCTCGCGGGCGAGCCGCGGGCGCCAGGCCTCCACGCGCAGGGCCTCCCATGCCCACGTGCCGGCGAGCCGCAGCCCGGGCGCGGCGTCGACGGCGGCCACGAGCGCGGGCCGGTCCACCACGGTGAAGGCGCGGGCGACGGCGTGGCCCGGGTGCTCGTCGTCGGGCGGGCCGTAGCGCGTGCTGCCGGCACCGGTCCGGGGCCACGGGTCGCGCCAGGTGAGGCGGTACCCCGGCCCGTCCGCGAGCGTCTCCCACCCGGACCCGCAGGTGCCGAGGACGGCGACCTCGGCGGAGACGTCCCGGACCTCGACGCGGAGCATGAACCGCATGGACTCGAGGAACGCGGTGAGGGCGCCGGCGCGCCCCGCGTCGGTGATGAGCCACGCGCGCTCGCCGTCGTCCTGGACGCCGGCGGCGTGCTCGATCCGGCCCTGGGGGTCGAGGAGGAGCAGGTCGCGTGGCTCGCCGGGGGCGAGGTCGAGGAGAAGCTGGGTGCTCAGGGTGTTGAGCCAGGTGATCCGGTCCGGGCCGGAGACGGTGACGACGTCGAGGTGGGAGAGGTCGACGACGCCGGCGCCGCGCTCGAGGGCGCGCTGCTCGTGGACCGGGTCGCCGTAGTGCAGGGCGACCCCGGCGTCCGGCCCGCCGCCCTCGACGGCACCGGGGCGGGCGAGGAGCGGGCTGCGGTAGCCGCTCACGGCGCTTCCTGCCGGCTCAGCCGGCCGGAGGCGTACGGCTGGAGCTCGTGCCCGAACGCGGCGAGGTCCTCCGCCCACATGAGCTCACCGTGGACGAGGCCGTACATCCGGCTGGCCGCGGAGACCTCGGCCGCCGTGGCGGTGCGCACGACGGCGTCCGTCGCCAGCTCGATGCGGGGGCCGCGGACCGTCCCGAGGTAGACGCTGAGGTGGCCGGAGGGGTCCGCGACGAGCACCTCGAGCTCGGTGGGGGTGGTCCCGTCGGCCGCGTCCTCCGCGCCGGTCCCCCGCTTGGGGACGGGGCGCCAGTACGCCGACTCCGAGGACCACACGTGCGCCTTGGCGAGCAGGTCGGCGCCCTCGCTCCCGGGCATCTCCTGGGGCACGGACTCCGAGTGCTCGACGTCGACCATCCACAGGGTGCTCGTACACCGCAGGTACGGGCCGCCGTCGTGGTCGAAGCTCATCTCCTGGACGAACGGCTGCTCGGGCACGTTGGGGTAGGCGAGCACGCCGTACCCGCGCCACGAGCCGACGAGCCAGGCGAGCGGGTAGAGCTCGGGGGCGAGGCCCTCGGGGATCCGGAACGTCACGGGGTCACCGCCGGGCGTACGGGGTTGAGGGCATGGCCCGATGCTAACGCTCGCGCCCCGTGGCGCGCCCGCCCCACGGACGGGGCCCGCGAGCGAGGACCGGCGACGGGGTCAGAGCGCGAGCAGCCGGGCGAGGATGTACACCGGCGTCCCGGCCACGAGGAGCGGGAGGACTGCCGCGGCCAGGGCGGGCAGCAGCCGGCCCGAGGACGGGAAGCGGTCGAAGAGCACGTGCGTGGCCGAGGTGAGGATGCCGGCGGCGAGGCCCGCTGCCAGGCCGACGACGACGCCGACGTCGTCGATCAGGTACCCGGTCACGAGGCCCGTGACGCCGGCAAGCAGGGTGGCCGCCGTGGCGCTGAGGGTGTCGGAGACCGGCAGGGCGGTGCAGGCAGCGGCCACCGCGAGGGCGGCCGCCGCGGTGACGACGAGCGCGGGGGCGAGCGGCGATCCGGCGAGGGCGAGCCAGCCGGTGGACGAGGCGACGACGACGCCACCGGCCACCACCCCGGAGATCGACTCGACGAGGCGGGGGCGCCCGTCCCGGCGGAGCATCTCGTGGACGAAGGCGGCGATGACGGAGAGCGCGACGACGACGGCGACGTCGCCCATCGTGCCCGTGAGCTCGACGGTGGCGATCGCGGCGACGGCGATGGCGGCGATGACGACGCCCGCCCCGCGCGGGGCGGGCAGCCCGGTCAGGCGGGGCCAGCCGGCCGCGAAGACGAGGGCCAGCGGGGTGACGAGGACGAGGAGCGCCTCACCGGCGAACGCCCCGGCCAGGGCGAGGAGGGCGGACAGGACGGCGGTGACCACGCCGCGCGTGGAGCTCCCCATCATCGGGCACGACGGCGGGCGCGGGGGCTGGGCACCCGAGGATTGTCCCAGACCCGGCGGACCCGCGTGGGACCGGCCGCTGGGGGTCCCGAGGGGCCGCGGCACCCCGTCCCGGTCGGTGCTCGGGGGACGTCGGTGTCCAAGGCGCGTCACGTCGCGCAGAACGCGCCGCACTGCCCACTAGGGTGTGACCGTCCCAACGGGAGGTGCCATGGCAGGACTGCTCGTGCTGACGTCGGAGCAGCACGGTGCCGCCGCTGTCCTGCCTTCGCTCGCCCTTCTCGATCACCACGCCCGCCTGGCGCCGATGACGGCGTCGGCGCTCGTGGACCTGCCGGAGGTCGACGTCCTCGTGGTCGACGGCCGCCGCGACCTCGCAGGGGCGCGGTCGCTGTGCCGCCTGGCGGTGACCACCGCCGTCGGCGTCCCGATCCTCCTCGTCCTCACCGAGGGCGGTCTCACGGCGGTGTCGGTGTCCTGGGGCGCGGACGACGTCGTCCTCGACACCGCCGGTCCGGCCGAGCTCGCGGCGCGGCTGCGGCTGCTCGGCGACCGCACCGACGCCACCGGCGAGCCGGCGGAGACGGCGCTCGTCGAGATCGGTGAGCTCGTCATCGACGCCGGCGGGTACACCGCGCGGGTGCGCGGCCGCATCCTCGACCTCACCTACAAGGAGTTCGAGCTCCTCAAGTACCTCGCCCAGCACCCGAGTCGCGTCTTCACCCGCGCACAGCTGCTCCAGGAGGTGTGGGGGTACGACTACTACGGGGGCACCCGGACGGTCGACGTCCACGTCCGGCGGCTGCGGGCCAAGCTCGGCGTGGAGCACGACCACCTCATCGGCACGGTGCGCAACGTGGGCTACCGGTTCGACCCCCCGAGCCGGCACTCCGCCCACTGACCATCCCCGGCGGCCCACCCACCGCAGAGCGATCAGCCCATCGCGCTCCGCGGCCCGTCGGCGTACAGTGGGAGCGCGACGTCGGGTCTGGAAGCCCCGGGCTCCAACACAAGCCGCTACGAGCGGCCTTCGCGCCGACTGGCGCTTTTCGGCCCGGCGTCGCCCCTACTTCCCCTCCGCGAGGACGCGCCGGCAGGGGCTGCGGACCGGCTCCCGATCCGCCGGGGCCCGGACCGCGCGAGTGTCATGTGTCCACGCCCGGCACCCCCGACGGCGAGCGGTCGCCGGTGGCGATAAGGTTCGCCGCATGATCACCTCTACGCGGTCCTCCCGCCTCACGCGCGCCCGCCGCGCCACCCTCGTCCTCGCGCCCTTCGCGCTCGTCCTCGCGGGCTGCTCCGGCAGCAGCGTCCTCGAGCTCGAGGTGGGTGACTGCCTCCGCAGCCCCGACCTCGAGGCGGAGGAGGTCAGCACCGTGGAGACGCTCGAGTGCAGCGAGCCGCACGACGCCGAGGTCTACGCCGAGCTGACGTTCGACGGCGACGAGTACCCGGGCACCAGCACCGTCCAGGCGGACAGCGAGGAGTTCTGCCTCGCCGAGTTCGAGCCCTACGTCGGCATCGCGTACGAGGAGTCGGAGATCTACATGACGACGATGTACCCGACGGAGGAGAGCTGGGACCAGGCGGACGACCGCACCGCCCTGTGCATCCTGCTCCCCCAGGAGGACGTCACCGAGTCCCTCGAGGGCGCGGCGTACTGACCCCGCACCTCCCGCGAACGCGACACGCGGCCGGCACCCCTGGGTGCCGGCCGCGTGTCGCTGTGCGGGGTGCTCAGCCGAAGCGGCCGGAGATGTAGTCCTCCGTCGCCTTCTCCTTGGGCATGGAGAACATCCGCTCGGTCGCATCCATCTCGATGAGCTTGCCCGGCTTGCCGGTGCCGGCGATGTTGAAGAACCCCGTGGTGTCCGAGACCCGGGCCGCCTGCTGCATGTTGTGGGTGACGATGACGATCGTGTAGTCCTGCTTGAGCTCGGTGATGAGGTCCTCGATCGCCAGCGTGGAGATCGGGTCGAGCGCGGAGCACGGCTCGTCCATGAGGAGGACCTGCGGCTCGACGGCGATCGCGCGGGCGATGCACAGGCGCTGCTGCTGACCGCCGGAGATCGACGAGCCCGGCCGGTCGAGCCGGTCCTTGACCTCGTTCCACAGGTTCGCCCCGCGCAGGGCGCGCTCGACGAGGTCGGCCGCGTCGCCCTTGCTCATCCGCCGGTTGTTGAGCTTGACGCCCGCGAGGACGTTGTCGGCGATGGACATCGTGGGGAACGGGTTGGCCCGCTGGAAGACCATGCCCACCTGACGGCGCACCTCCACGGGGTCGACGTCCGGGCCGTAGAGGTCCTGGCCGTCCATGTAGGCGTGGCCCTCGACCCGCGCGCCGGGGATGACCTCGTGCATGCGGTTGAGCGTGCGCAGGAACGTGGACTTGCCGCAGCCGGACGGCCCGATGAGCGCCGTCACGGACCGCGGCTCGATGACCATGTCGACGCCTTCCACGGCGAGGAAGTCGCCGTAGTAGACGTTGAAGTTCTTGACGTCGATG
The sequence above is a segment of the Georgenia faecalis genome. Coding sequences within it:
- the dtd gene encoding D-aminoacyl-tRNA deacylase, which produces MRAVLQRVTSAVVRVDGEDVGGFAEPGLVALVGVTHTDTREHADRLARKVAEMRLLRGDASVLGSGAPVLVVSQFTLYADVRKGRRPSWSAAAPGDVAEPLVDVVVGSLRERGVRVETGRFGADMQVELTNDGPVTIVLDVD
- a CDS encoding DUF2516 family protein — its product is MLIGFVQVYLFLGLALVAFGVELWALVHAARQPAPAFVSAGKRTKNFWLLLLGAGAALGFIAIPPPLGVGIFGGFLQFFFIVPAAIYLADVKPAVSGYRRRPPNRGGW
- a CDS encoding FUSC family protein produces the protein MSWAALGERTDLRRWLVLLRLRARQGVRRVSGAVTPVVTAALAAAVAWALAYYVLGHQYPFFAPVSAWVCLGFSADRQVRRVGELAIGVSLGVALGELIAHFIGTGVVQIFLVVVIAGLTARFVDRGQLLTVQAGVQGIVIVALPVAVTGGPAGRWVDALVGGACALVVALATPRDARRRTRMLARSCLTELSVMLRTLAEGIGAGDAELVRDALVQGRGTQGILDQWESSVHNARQAARLSPAARRFLPELARLERASVVVDRAMRNARVAARRALSAVEEGGRDAEIAEAVHGLSRGAALLGAALSSGGPADAARAELARVGPLLAPERFQQEGWRMQGVVILLRPLAVDLLQGTGLPYPDAAGTLGGDTDDGDTGDGDTDDGDTGDGAAGDPARSADDPDGPGR
- a CDS encoding YgfZ/GcvT domain-containing protein, whose product is MSGYRSPLLARPGAVEGGGPDAGVALHYGDPVHEQRALERGAGVVDLSHLDVVTVSGPDRITWLNTLSTQLLLDLAPGEPRDLLLLDPQGRIEHAAGVQDDGERAWLITDAGRAGALTAFLESMRFMLRVEVRDVSAEVAVLGTCGSGWETLADGPGYRLTWRDPWPRTGAGSTRYGPPDDEHPGHAVARAFTVVDRPALVAAVDAAPGLRLAGTWAWEALRVEAWRPRLAREVDERSIPHELDWLRTGVHLAKGCYRGQETVARVVNLGRPPRRLVLLHLDGSDHLVPEPGAAVHHAGRAVGVVTSVVRHADLGPLALALVKRSLPVDAPLDVDGTAAAQEVIVPAGGEAVARPAERPGQELRRHLPR
- a CDS encoding FABP family protein is translated as MTFRIPEGLAPELYPLAWLVGSWRGYGVLAYPNVPEQPFVQEMSFDHDGGPYLRCTSTLWMVDVEHSESVPQEMPGSEGADLLAKAHVWSSESAYWRPVPKRGTGAEDAADGTTPTELEVLVADPSGHLSVYLGTVRGPRIELATDAVVRTATAAEVSAASRMYGLVHGELMWAEDLAAFGHELQPYASGRLSRQEAP
- a CDS encoding response regulator transcription factor codes for the protein MAGLLVLTSEQHGAAAVLPSLALLDHHARLAPMTASALVDLPEVDVLVVDGRRDLAGARSLCRLAVTTAVGVPILLVLTEGGLTAVSVSWGADDVVLDTAGPAELAARLRLLGDRTDATGEPAETALVEIGELVIDAGGYTARVRGRILDLTYKEFELLKYLAQHPSRVFTRAQLLQEVWGYDYYGGTRTVDVHVRRLRAKLGVEHDHLIGTVRNVGYRFDPPSRHSAH
- a CDS encoding septum formation family protein produces the protein MITSTRSSRLTRARRATLVLAPFALVLAGCSGSSVLELEVGDCLRSPDLEAEEVSTVETLECSEPHDAEVYAELTFDGDEYPGTSTVQADSEEFCLAEFEPYVGIAYEESEIYMTTMYPTEESWDQADDRTALCILLPQEDVTESLEGAAY
- the pstB gene encoding phosphate ABC transporter ATP-binding protein PstB, producing MSKRIDVKNFNVYYGDFLAVEGVDMVIEPRSVTALIGPSGCGKSTFLRTLNRMHEVIPGARVEGHAYMDGQDLYGPDVDPVEVRRQVGMVFQRANPFPTMSIADNVLAGVKLNNRRMSKGDAADLVERALRGANLWNEVKDRLDRPGSSISGGQQQRLCIARAIAVEPQVLLMDEPCSALDPISTLAIEDLITELKQDYTIVIVTHNMQQAARVSDTTGFFNIAGTGKPGKLIEMDATERMFSMPKEKATEDYISGRFG